The genomic segment CAGGAGACCCCCCTTCCCTACATGACAGCTGTTATGAGGCTCCCCTTCTGTCCAGCCTGGGGACAGGAGGCCTGATACAGCCCAtgatggggcagagggagggaagggcggCCAAGGTCCCTGCATCTGCTTCCTTCCTCTAGGTGAGGAGATCAGCGTGGTCCCCAATCGGTATCTGGATGCCGAGCTCTCTCCAGTCATCCTGGGCGTCCAGGGTGGGAGCCAGTGCCTGTCGTGTGGGATGGAGCAGGAACCGACTCTGAAACTAGAGGTGGGTCCTGTTGGGGGTGCCTCACCACGTGGCTTCACTAAGTCAAAGATGCCGATGCCACGGCTTCCTGGGCTCCTCTCCCTCCAGGGTTCTGTTAATTATGGCTCCGCCTCCCTGTGCCTTGGGGCCGGCCCCTACCCCTCAGCCACCTGCCGTGCCCTTTGATTGCAGCCAGTGAACATCATGGAGCTCTACCACAGTGCCGAGGAGGCCAAGAGATTCACCTTCTACCGGTGGGATACGGGGCTCACCTCTAGCTTCGAGGTGGCCGCCTACCCGGGCTGGTTTCTCTGCACCATGCCTGAAGTGGACCAGCCTCTCCGGGTCACTCAGCTCCCGAAGGACACCAGCTTGGACGGCCCCATCACGGACTTCTACTTCCAGCAGTGTGACTAGGGCGACATGCCCCCAGGGCTCCTGGGGCGGGCCAGCTTGGGCAGGGCCAGGAGGTGTAGGAGGAGACCCGTGGTGATGAACCCACCTCTGCTCTCAGGGCCTCCAccgtggaggggctgggcacACGGCCACTCTTCCTCCCTGTTTCCCAGGTTGGGTAAATCCTTCTGAGATTTGGGGCTTAGtccacagttttcttttctgctggGTGGCACTACTGATGTGAAACCTTGCAGAAAGGTAAAATAAACCCCTAAGGggtcaggggcaggggcaggggagcaGTGGGAATCCTTCATGCTTTGTGGTAACGTACAGGTAACAGTCCTGTGCTTTGACCTGGATTGGTCACAGTCTTCTGAGATTCCAAGAGGTGGGATCCAGCCTCCAAGGGGTCTCCTGGGCTGGTGGAATACTGTTCCCCACAATTCATGTCCTTCTGGGAACCTCAGACTGTGATctttgtcaactgaaaaaagatGTACAACCttaagttgagagttatgttttatttgctgGGCATTCTGAGGGCTTCAAGcctggaagacagcctctcagataactctaagggactgctccaaagaggcaagCGGGAAGCcgggatatataggagtttttgcaacaaagaccaggtattCGGAACATCAAAGATGATTGTTAATTTAAGGCaatcagacatctcaagttaaggaattcagcgcttttctatatatgggaagatgcaagattCTGGGCTCACTGGAATCTTTCCTTTGATaggcacctcagctatctggggccagtatcctgtgttttctcatccggGGTTTCCTCAGGATGCACTGTGGTGGGTGGCTGCAGCTATGGGCATtctgtttccatcctgagttccctcagacCTCACTGCTGGGGgaggctgtaatgtgatggcttggtGGCTACCACATCCTCTggttactgaaatggcaggcaatatttttcattcacaccttgtttggaggtagggtctttgtagatgcaATTAGTTAAGAGGTCATGCTGTATGAGGGTGAACCCTAAATCCAGCAGGACTTCTGTTCTTGTAAGAAGAAAGAAACCCAGAGAAGGAGGCCATGAGAAGATGGAGGCTGAGGAGAATGCCACAGGCAAGGTGTGCCAGTGATTGGGGCACCATCAGAAGCGAGGAGGCAGGTTCTTCCACAGAGCCTTCGGAGGGAGCTCGGGAGCCTTCGAATCTCCTGAACTGCGcgagaataaatttctgtggtttgaagccaccaagtttgtggtaattggtTAGGGCAGCCCCAAGGAATGAAGACAGCAGCCAATGATCCCCATCTCTTGGTATTCACACCCCCTGTGTGCCCCCGCCCACACTGGACCAGAGTTGTCTCCATGACCAGTAGAATGCTGCAGAAGTGATGTTATGCCGCTTCTGAGATTAGGTAATAAAAGACACTGTGGCTTCTATCTtggtctctgtttctttcttcacttgctctgggggaagccaggtaCCATGTGTGAGCTGCCCTGTAAGGAGACCCATTGGTGAAAAATGAAGCCTCTTGACAACTGCCACACCAAGGAGCTTAGAGTCAGCTCCTCCAGCCCAGGCAAGCCTTCGGGCGATGCGGCCCTGGCTGACTGCAATCTAGTGAGAGACTCTGAAGAGAATCACCCAGCTAAACTGCTCTAGAGTCCCAACCCTCAGAAACTTGGAGAAAGTTAAGTGTTCCTGCATTAAGTTGTTAAAGTTTGGGGtcacttgttacacagcaatagataactactaTGCAGGGGAAGAGAAACAAATTCgttattttattatgattgcaATTTTCTCCATGACTTTTATTTTCCCTCCCAAAATGAGCACCAACCCTTTTATTTCCACAAACATCTGATTTAAAAGCGGATCGTACCAAATTGGTTGAATATTCTCTGTTCCCACAAGGTTTAGATCTTCCCTGACTACCTTTGCACCTTCAGACATACGTGCCAGGGACTGTGACTCCAGGGTCCCTGCCTAAAGTCTGGGGAATGAGAACAGAAGCCAGAGGAGGGGCTCAAGTCGGAGCCCCAGGAGTTCCATCTGTGCCTCACCAGTCAGACCAGCCTGGCAGGTTCACcttctgctgaaagaccagcaAGGGAGAGGCCAGGCCATAGCGTCTGCCTCTGGGGATTGCAGCGGCTCCAGCCCAGACGCAGCTCAAGTCCCTGGGCAGCAGGCAGCACAGCTGCTACCACAGGCCCCTCAGGGCTGCCGAGAACAGACCTAGCTCACGCTCTCCTTctgcccacaggcccagccgcagTCTCATATTGTCACCTCCTCTGAGGAGCCTTTGCCGAGTGGAGGTCCCTGGTCATCTGCTCTGACAGGGCTTTGTGCTTCACGCTATGCTAACTCCCCCTCCTTGTAATAAATTGACTTGGGGTCTGAGGCCCCTAAAATCACCTCCAGGTCAAGGCTGTGTCAGTTTTGTTTCCGAGCACCTCGAATAATGTTTGGCAAATAAGCGGGACCCAGTAAGTGTTGAATGTGGAAACGATTCCTCCACCTTGgaatattctttctctctcctccgcCCACCTGGCAGGGAGCGGCTGAAATTTCACCTCATTCTTGAAGCTTTCTGCAGCCTGAAGTGATTGCTTCATCATTTGTAGGATTAAAGAATTCAAAAGGGCTTTAGCAGGGACGAGCTGACACAAGTAGATGAAAAGGGAGGAACAgagacctccctggcggtccagtggataCGGCTCTGAGTTCCCAACGCAGGATCTTTTttggttgcggcatgcgggatctagttccctgaccagggatcaaggtccctgaccagggatcaaggtcagggaactagatcccgtatgccgcaacCAAAacggatcctgcgtgccgcaaagaAGATGCTGCATGctgaaactaagacccagcacagccaaaataagtaaataaatatctttaaaaaattgaggaaCCATGTAAAGGGCTAAGGCCCTTTcaattctaggaatttatctttttACTCGAGAAGGTTCTCGGTTTCTATTGTCTCCAATATTCCCTTGGCCCACAGATTAGAGAGTCTggtcttttcaagtgcttatggCTTAGCCCCCAGCCAGACTGTAAAGCTACTTAACAACAGGGACCAGGTGTTGTATGCCTTTGTCACAGGGCATTGTCAATGCTCAGTAAGCACTCATTGATTGCCTATATAATACCCTGTACTTTGACCTCTTCCGCTGAGGGGACAAGAGATCGGGAAAGGGAGTGAAGAATGACTGTTggctttagaaaacagaaatctgTTCCCGTCTCTGCCCATCTTTTCTCATCCGTCACTCTGCAGACATATGGGTATAGGACTGACCTCTCCCACCTCCTTGCCAAGCCTTTTATGGAACGTTGCAAATGACCTGTGAGGAAGAATTACCATAAGGCAGTTGGTCTATGTTGGGCACTATGCCCAAGTGTCTCTGCCCCTTGTGAGtaggtggatgaatggatggatggatgaatggatggatagatagaaggATGGATGTGTGGGTGGGTAGATGtactgatggatggatggatggatgggttaATGGACTgatggagggatgggtggatggatggttggatggctGGGTTGATGGactgatgggtggatggatggactgaATTAAGTAATATCAATCAGAGGCCTGAGTGTTTTTCACCCCTAACCCTGATCACACTGAGCCAGGTGCTCTCATAGTCCAGGGCAAAGGGCACCTGCTCAGTTCCAGGATGAATCTAAGGTCAACGTCTTCTGTCTGTAGTGGATTTCCTTAGACATTACATCTCATCAACTGGTACCAACTAATAGAACCTGTTGAAAAACAGAGACGTTCCTCTCATAATTCCAAACAGGGTCATACTCACAATGCCATCAGTCCCTGTTCTCACATCGCCTCACTGGCCACAGCCTGGCTACAGAAAAAAGTCTGTCCTTAGGCCCTTCAGAAACACTCGCTCTTGCTTCTTCCACCTCCCTATGGCTAGGATGGAGCCCCATGGGGCACCAAAGGGAAGGTGATATAAAGTCGTCTGACCCCAGCATCATTTATCTGGCTGCCAAAACCACCCAGAACAATAGCTATGAGCAGAGTCCCAGTGTCTGGCTTTTGCCAAGGCTTTATGGGTTACTCTCTCCTCTTTCAACAAACACTCATTGTTGTTCCCCACCTCCTTATTATCCATACTGTGCTGAAGACATTGTGAAATCCCTAGGCCCTTCTTCCCCATCCTGGAGACAGTTATAAAGATTGCTACAGGCTTACCCACCCTGACCAGGCAATATAAACTCAGTGCACATGCCCTGGAGAAATCAGTTGGAGGTTCCAGGCACCTGGGATCTGCAGGTCAGTGGTGGACAGGCAGTATtctatctttctctgttttcttctccctctgtcaATAGCTCTGATACGCCCCCTCTTTTTAACTCCTCCTGGCAAGCTCTCTAGTTAGCAAGGTATTCCCTACATAGATCACCATGGGATGCTAAATAAGTCTAGGGTCACATAGAAGGAATTTGAGGAGAAGGTATAGGTTAAgtcaagatttttaaatatttaggacCACTGGTTTTAGAAAGTAATTTCAGAAGAACTCATCTAGGCCAGTGGTATTCAACAATGTTTTATGAAGCTTGAGGTTCCTTAGAGATGCCCCagtgcctttttgtttttttgggtttttttgcagtgtacattattttagttttatttttaaaaaattcaaaaaaaattttaaagtaatttttattgaaatatagttgatttatgtttttgtgttagtttctgctgtacagcaaagtgagttatacatatacatcttttTAGATGTATACATCCACTCTTTTATAGAtgctattcccatataggtcattacagagtattaagtagagttccctgtgctatcagtaagttcttattatctattttatatatagtagagtgttTAGTTACCAAGGgcgaaaggggggagggataaattgggagattgggattgacatacacacccAGTGCCTGCTTCAGTAGTCGATGCTGGCTGGGTCCTAGTGTCACCATCATTCTCTGCTTCTGCAGAAGCAggtgtcttttatccatttaacTTTCATTAGTGTCTGTTTAAAATTTCCTCGTGAAACCTAAAATAGTTCTGAAAAATATTGACCTTGCCCAACGCCTCATTCCAATGATAAGGATTTGGAGGCCTAGGGAATAAAGGAATTTTCTAAGGTGACAAAATAAATTGGTAGCAGAGTTAGGTCTGGAACCAACCTTGCCGTCCGAATCTGC from the Globicephala melas chromosome 12, mGloMel1.2, whole genome shotgun sequence genome contains:
- the IL36RN gene encoding interleukin-36 receptor antagonist protein, producing the protein MCCGLSARLRRGLLLHWPRSVNTQKIEMVLSGALCFRMKDAALKVLYLQDNQLQAGALQAGKVIKGEEISVVPNRYLDAELSPVILGVQGGSQCLSCGMEQEPTLKLEPVNIMELYHSAEEAKRFTFYRWDTGLTSSFEVAAYPGWFLCTMPEVDQPLRVTQLPKDTSLDGPITDFYFQQCD